A stretch of Clostridium formicaceticum DNA encodes these proteins:
- a CDS encoding hemolysin XhlA family protein — MEDRVCIEKHRSIEQRLNTQDRRLNNHSERIDKLEQHQSRTETKIENLCEQIKSLVTTIKWAMGLTITTLLGFFIWYIQNL; from the coding sequence ATGGAGGATAGGGTGTGCATCGAAAAACACAGGAGTATAGAGCAAAGACTCAATACTCAAGACAGGAGACTTAATAATCATTCGGAGCGAATTGACAAGCTCGAACAACATCAGTCTCGTACAGAAACAAAAATAGAGAATCTGTGCGAGCAAATAAAGTCATTGGTAACCACAATAAAGTGGGCCATGGGTCTAACGATTACCACGTTGTTAGGCTTTTTTATTTGGTATATCCAAAATCTATAA
- a CDS encoding SPOR domain-containing protein, with protein sequence MSNSPLVNHTNISPNSTNPRRDKIRKITIHHVAGNLSVERVGEIFKPSSRRASSNYGVDNKGRVGMYVEEKNRAWTSSSAANDNQAVTIEVSNNGGAPNWPVSDVALEKTIELCVDICKRNGIEKLNFTGDEKGNLTMHKWFAATNCPGPYLESKFPYIADEVNKRLNPPNSSPSSAISILGKPTATVEQMEAWAKSKNANQLFIDLAPIFYEESVKAGVNPIVTYCQSAKETGYMRFGGVLNASFKNPCGLKTNTGGSDTNPNAHQRFNTWEEGIQAQVDHLALYAGAPGYPKPGTPDPRHFPHLKGTAQTVEELGGKWAPSPSYGMDIANMVKELKSTKAVTTRATYYVQTGAYSNKTNAESQMNRVKNAGFDAILKQSNGLFKVQTGAFSVKSNAENLEKQLKSKGFDTYITTAGGSVVTTAPGQPAKEMKVGSKVKAKNGAKTYTGGNLASFVYARVYDVQQISGDRVVIGSNGQVTAAMKKNDLILQ encoded by the coding sequence ATGAGTAACAGTCCGCTAGTAAATCACACCAATATTTCACCCAACAGCACAAATCCAAGACGAGACAAAATAAGAAAAATCACCATTCATCATGTGGCTGGTAATTTATCAGTCGAGCGAGTTGGCGAAATATTTAAGCCATCAAGCAGAAGGGCTAGCTCCAATTACGGTGTCGACAACAAGGGAAGAGTAGGGATGTATGTTGAAGAAAAAAATCGTGCCTGGACAAGCTCGAGTGCTGCAAATGACAATCAAGCGGTTACTATAGAAGTGTCAAACAACGGAGGAGCCCCTAATTGGCCTGTATCTGATGTAGCTCTAGAAAAAACAATAGAGTTATGTGTAGATATCTGTAAACGTAACGGTATAGAAAAGTTGAACTTTACAGGAGACGAAAAAGGCAACCTAACCATGCACAAATGGTTTGCAGCAACCAATTGTCCTGGACCATACCTAGAAAGCAAGTTCCCCTATATTGCAGATGAGGTAAACAAGAGATTGAATCCACCCAACTCCTCACCTTCTAGTGCCATAAGCATACTAGGGAAACCTACAGCAACTGTGGAACAAATGGAGGCCTGGGCAAAAAGTAAAAATGCAAACCAACTATTTATAGATCTTGCTCCTATTTTCTATGAAGAATCAGTAAAGGCAGGGGTTAATCCAATTGTGACCTATTGCCAAAGTGCTAAGGAAACAGGCTATATGAGATTTGGTGGAGTTCTCAATGCGAGCTTTAAAAATCCTTGTGGACTTAAAACTAATACAGGGGGATCCGACACAAATCCAAATGCACACCAAAGATTTAATACATGGGAAGAGGGGATCCAGGCACAGGTGGATCATCTAGCATTGTATGCTGGAGCTCCAGGATATCCTAAGCCGGGCACACCAGATCCTAGGCATTTTCCTCACTTAAAAGGTACTGCACAGACAGTTGAAGAACTGGGAGGAAAATGGGCACCGAGTCCAAGTTACGGAATGGACATCGCAAATATGGTTAAAGAATTAAAATCTACAAAGGCTGTCACAACCAGGGCGACGTATTATGTTCAGACAGGAGCTTATTCAAACAAAACCAATGCAGAGTCACAAATGAATCGTGTTAAAAATGCAGGTTTCGATGCTATTCTAAAGCAATCAAACGGATTATTTAAAGTTCAAACCGGTGCTTTTTCAGTAAAATCAAATGCAGAGAACCTTGAAAAACAATTAAAATCCAAAGGCTTTGATACCTATATCACTACTGCAGGTGGATCTGTAGTGACTACAGCTCCAGGACAGCCTGCCAAAGAAATGAAAGTAGGCAGCAAAGTTAAAGCAAAAAATGGTGCTAAAACTTACACCGGAGGCAACCTTGCCAGTTTTGTATATGCCAGAGTTTATGATGTGCAGCAGATAAGCGGAGACAGGGTGGTTATAGGTTCTAATGGCCAAGTAACTGCAGCAATGAAAAAGAATGATTTAATACTACAGTAA
- the mutS gene encoding DNA mismatch repair protein MutS, producing the protein MSKLTPMMQQYTDIKNLYKDALLFFRLGDFYELFFDDAITASRELEIALTGRDCGLDERAPMCGVPHHSVNNYINRLIAKGYKVAICDQVEDPSEAKGIVKRDVVRIITPGTVIDADLLEEKKNNYLMCLYEGSTGVGISYVDISTGELFSTEITEGNFQQSLQDEISKVQPKEIIYSSENKHVYEVLYAYQKKLDFYMNEYEDWRFEYQHACKELQEHFKILSVDGLGFHGNHLGVFSTGALIDYLKNTQKRTLNHLNKVQIYTLNTTMILDFTTRRNLELVETIRDKKKKGSLLWVLDKTMTSMGGRMLRKWLEEPLLDVKKIHDRLNAVEVIKEDILLRKELKEAFKNIYDLERLSGKISYGSVNARDLIALKNSLMSIPKIKEILCSQESCLLQNLQSQINEHREITTLIEKAILDEPSPNIKEGNMIKDGFHRDLDELRRASKEGKLWISSLEAKERDKTGIKSLKIGYNKVFGYFIEVTKSNLHIVPKEYIRKQTLANCERYITPQLKEIELKVLGAEEKIILLEYQLFLEIREIIEKEVPKIQATAHAIAQLDALYSLAEVAYENGYIKPSMNDGEAIHILEGRHPVVEKMLNNNMFIANDTYLDQKENGISIITGPNMAGKSTYMRQVALIVLMAQIGSFVPAKAAAIGIVDRIFTRVGASDDLGQGQSTFMVEMSEMANILNNASSKSLLILDEIGRGTSTFDGLSIAWSVVEYISDVLKCKTLFSTHYHELTEIEGKMKTVKNYRIAVEEEGEDIVFLRKVIEGSADKSYGIQVAKLAGLPNHVIKRAQEILIGLEEEKNTVQYSQDHKVVKDTISETSEQLNFTAFNNEEVIRELKGLNLMETTPMEALNILYQLHKKVINL; encoded by the coding sequence TTGAGTAAACTAACGCCCATGATGCAACAATACACAGATATCAAAAACCTATATAAAGATGCATTACTATTTTTTAGATTAGGAGATTTTTATGAACTATTTTTTGATGATGCCATTACAGCCTCGAGAGAGCTGGAGATAGCCCTCACGGGAAGGGATTGTGGCTTAGATGAAAGGGCACCTATGTGTGGTGTGCCTCATCATTCGGTAAATAACTATATTAATCGTTTGATCGCAAAGGGCTACAAAGTAGCCATCTGCGATCAGGTAGAAGACCCTTCGGAGGCAAAGGGGATTGTAAAGCGAGATGTTGTAAGAATAATTACGCCTGGAACAGTGATAGATGCAGATTTATTAGAAGAAAAGAAAAATAATTATTTAATGTGCCTTTATGAAGGAAGTACAGGCGTGGGAATAAGCTATGTTGATATTTCTACGGGAGAATTATTTTCTACCGAGATTACAGAAGGAAATTTCCAGCAATCTCTACAGGATGAAATTTCAAAAGTACAGCCGAAAGAAATTATCTATTCTTCAGAAAATAAACACGTTTATGAAGTTCTTTATGCATATCAGAAAAAACTTGACTTTTATATGAATGAATATGAAGATTGGCGTTTTGAATATCAGCATGCATGCAAAGAACTACAGGAGCACTTCAAAATTCTTTCAGTAGATGGATTGGGTTTTCATGGAAATCACTTAGGGGTTTTTTCTACAGGTGCTCTAATTGATTATTTAAAAAACACGCAAAAACGCACCTTAAATCATCTTAATAAAGTTCAGATATATACTTTAAACACTACGATGATTTTAGACTTCACCACTAGAAGAAATCTTGAATTAGTGGAAACCATCAGGGATAAAAAGAAAAAAGGTTCCTTATTATGGGTACTGGACAAAACCATGACTTCTATGGGGGGGAGAATGCTTCGCAAATGGCTGGAAGAGCCCCTGCTAGATGTAAAGAAAATTCATGATCGATTAAATGCAGTTGAAGTGATTAAAGAAGATATCCTATTGAGAAAAGAATTAAAAGAAGCATTTAAAAATATCTATGACTTAGAAAGACTCTCTGGAAAAATATCTTATGGTAGTGTGAATGCTAGGGATTTAATTGCTTTAAAAAATTCCTTAATGAGCATTCCTAAAATAAAAGAAATTTTATGCAGCCAAGAATCTTGCCTGCTACAAAACTTGCAATCCCAGATCAATGAGCACCGAGAGATTACAACCTTAATTGAAAAAGCCATCTTAGACGAACCTTCCCCTAATATCAAAGAAGGAAATATGATAAAAGATGGATTTCATCGAGATCTTGATGAATTGAGAAGGGCTTCCAAGGAAGGTAAACTATGGATTAGTAGTTTAGAAGCAAAAGAACGAGACAAAACAGGTATCAAGTCATTGAAAATAGGGTATAATAAGGTTTTTGGCTATTTCATTGAAGTGACAAAATCTAATCTTCACATTGTCCCCAAAGAATATATCCGAAAACAAACCCTTGCAAATTGTGAAAGATATATTACGCCACAACTAAAGGAAATAGAACTAAAAGTTCTAGGTGCCGAAGAAAAAATAATTTTATTGGAGTATCAGCTTTTTCTTGAGATACGGGAAATCATAGAAAAAGAAGTTCCTAAAATTCAAGCAACAGCCCATGCCATTGCGCAGCTAGATGCCCTCTACTCTTTGGCAGAGGTTGCTTATGAAAATGGCTACATAAAACCATCAATGAATGATGGAGAAGCAATTCACATTCTTGAGGGAAGACATCCTGTAGTAGAAAAGATGTTAAATAACAATATGTTTATAGCAAATGACACCTACCTAGATCAGAAGGAAAACGGGATATCCATTATAACTGGTCCTAACATGGCAGGAAAATCAACCTATATGAGACAAGTTGCTTTGATTGTTCTTATGGCACAGATTGGATCTTTTGTACCAGCTAAAGCAGCTGCCATCGGTATCGTTGATAGGATTTTTACTAGAGTAGGCGCCAGTGATGATTTGGGACAAGGCCAAAGCACCTTTATGGTAGAAATGAGTGAAATGGCAAATATTTTAAACAATGCTTCTTCTAAAAGTTTATTAATATTAGATGAAATTGGAAGAGGCACCAGTACTTTTGATGGATTAAGTATAGCTTGGTCTGTGGTTGAATACATTAGTGATGTTTTAAAATGTAAAACCTTATTCTCCACCCACTACCATGAGTTGACGGAAATAGAAGGAAAGATGAAAACTGTTAAGAATTACCGTATTGCTGTTGAAGAAGAGGGGGAAGATATTGTCTTTTTAAGAAAGGTCATCGAAGGAAGTGCTGATAAAAGTTATGGCATCCAAGTTGCAAAATTGGCTGGACTTCCTAATCATGTTATTAAAAGAGCACAAGAAATCCTCATAGGGCTAGAGGAAGAAAAGAATACAGTACAATATAGTCAAGATCATAAAGTTGTTAAAGATACCATAAGCGAAACAAGTGAACAATTGAACTTTACAGCCTTCAATAATGAGGAGGTAATCAGAGAACTTAAAGGACTAAATCTTATGGAAACAACACCCATGGAGGCATTGAATATACTTTATCAGTTGCATAAAAAGGTCATTAATTTATAG
- a CDS encoding YmfQ family protein — protein sequence MITSPRAKQMFGTVSPIYYQSKVMKAIFQSIGIEWDMIDEITDEILLQLFPQTATWGLRYWEELLKIPVNNSIPIDRRRALVLYRIKLRAPMTPSRIANVTKSLAGDLADYVEVLENVEPHVFMVTVGTGKSGINYLSIYREIRRIKPSHESFYLGNRYSRGFSLKRRDIYGFSKTIHAIGTFVCSKEDVEFIATKGYRTSDDIKYEKNTIRGTSDPLVCSKELIYTTEGFLSEREIENSIKPISGTSDPLICSKDLVYETQGFLDGSGLDQQGNATKGMSSPLVCSKDLKYTRIEVV from the coding sequence ATGATAACTTCTCCTAGAGCAAAACAAATGTTTGGAACTGTGTCGCCTATCTACTACCAATCAAAGGTCATGAAAGCAATATTCCAATCCATTGGCATTGAGTGGGATATGATAGATGAAATAACAGACGAGATACTGCTGCAGTTATTCCCTCAAACAGCTACATGGGGATTAAGATACTGGGAAGAGCTACTCAAAATACCGGTGAATAATTCGATACCAATTGACAGAAGAAGAGCATTGGTTCTATACAGGATTAAATTAAGAGCACCAATGACACCATCAAGGATAGCGAATGTCACCAAATCTCTGGCAGGAGACTTAGCGGACTACGTTGAAGTTTTGGAAAATGTTGAACCCCACGTATTTATGGTTACGGTAGGGACAGGCAAAAGTGGTATAAATTACCTTAGTATATATAGGGAAATCAGAAGAATTAAACCTTCACACGAAAGCTTTTATTTAGGCAATCGGTACTCTAGGGGGTTTAGTCTAAAAAGAAGAGATATATATGGTTTTTCTAAAACAATACATGCTATAGGTACCTTTGTTTGCAGTAAAGAAGATGTTGAGTTTATTGCAACTAAAGGATACAGAACTTCCGATGATATTAAATATGAGAAAAATACAATACGTGGCACATCGGATCCTTTGGTATGTAGTAAAGAGTTAATCTATACAACCGAAGGATTTTTAAGTGAAAGGGAAATCGAAAACTCAATAAAACCTATCAGCGGAACTTCGGATCCTTTGATCTGTAGCAAAGATTTAGTTTATGAAACACAAGGGTTTTTAGATGGAAGTGGACTAGACCAACAGGGCAATGCTACTAAAGGTATGTCAAGTCCGTTAGTGTGCAGTAAGGACCTCAAATACACAAGAATAGAGGTGGTGTAA
- a CDS encoding reverse transcriptase/maturase family protein: MKRYGYLYEQIYDFENLYLAYLEARKDKRFRDEVLEFSANLEENLIQIQNELIWKMYKVGNYREFYVYEPKKRLIMALPFKDRVVQWAVYRILNPLFEKTYIEHSYACRIGRGTHQAAKKLQYWLRQIDRKPQKYYYLKMDISKYFYRVDHSIALKILSKKIKDKDVFWLMREIIQSEDMAFGLPLGMEPGDCPKHMRLHDKGMPIGNLTSQLLANIYLNELDQFCKHKLQIKYFIRYMDDFIILHHDKKHLHRLKVEIENFLNSQLELHLNRKTCIRPISVGIEFVGFRVWPTHMKLKKKTAKKMKRRLKYLQKAYARGEVTFEDVNTCVQSYLGILQHCDSYYLKCSILKSFVLIRNSS, from the coding sequence ATGAAAAGATATGGCTACTTGTATGAGCAGATATACGATTTTGAAAATTTATACCTCGCTTATTTAGAGGCCAGAAAAGATAAACGATTTAGAGACGAGGTATTGGAATTCAGTGCAAACCTTGAAGAAAATCTAATCCAGATACAAAACGAGCTCATCTGGAAGATGTACAAGGTAGGCAATTATAGAGAATTTTATGTTTACGAACCAAAGAAAAGACTAATTATGGCCCTGCCATTTAAAGACAGGGTTGTACAATGGGCTGTTTACAGGATATTAAATCCTTTGTTTGAAAAAACCTATATAGAACACAGTTATGCTTGCAGAATAGGCAGAGGTACACATCAAGCAGCTAAAAAGCTGCAGTATTGGTTGAGGCAAATAGACAGAAAGCCACAAAAATATTACTACTTAAAAATGGATATATCTAAATATTTTTATAGGGTGGACCATTCTATAGCCTTGAAAATTTTAAGTAAAAAAATAAAGGACAAAGATGTGTTTTGGTTGATGAGAGAGATAATTCAAAGTGAGGATATGGCCTTTGGTTTACCGCTAGGTATGGAGCCAGGAGATTGCCCTAAGCATATGAGACTCCATGACAAAGGAATGCCTATAGGCAATCTTACAAGCCAGCTCCTAGCAAACATATACCTCAACGAATTAGATCAATTCTGTAAACACAAGCTGCAAATAAAGTATTTCATAAGGTATATGGATGACTTTATTATTTTACATCATGACAAGAAACATTTACACAGGTTAAAAGTGGAAATAGAGAACTTCCTAAATAGTCAACTAGAGCTCCACTTAAATAGAAAAACTTGTATAAGGCCTATATCTGTAGGCATTGAGTTTGTTGGATTTAGAGTATGGCCAACACATATGAAACTTAAAAAGAAAACAGCCAAAAAAATGAAGAGAAGGCTAAAATATTTACAGAAAGCCTATGCCAGAGGCGAGGTAACGTTTGAAGATGTAAACACCTGTGTGCAGAGTTACTTGGGCATACTGCAGCATTGCGACAGCTACTACTTAAAGTGTTCTATATTAAAAAGCTTTGTCCTTATCAGAAACTCATCATGA
- a CDS encoding baseplate J/gp47 family protein, with protein MPRDLEMPDFLKEDADTIHARMLENAPPDINLAEGDMFWDTTRPTADEKAELLQLKLQNVLRVAFPQTSYGIYLDFHGEIKDETRNPPTKSSGYLKVTGSPASYVPKDRVIYTESTDTPSIGFKVLESTDVNESGEAMVPIECLESGTTGNVAANTITLPERPIPGITSITNPEPLTGGTEKESDDAYRERVLAGYEETLSGSDGDYIRWAKQVPGVGQVYVIPEWEGFGTGSTKILIMDSNGQPANETLISQVQKYIAPLVEKNRGGLAPVNANAVVAAPEIIAIDISVSLTFKDDYEVSTVIEELKSNLREYLGSIKITTDEERTEYVYRETVGHVILSTPGIKIYSEQSLTINCGTDPILIPIGEVPALGEVNIL; from the coding sequence ATGCCTAGAGATTTAGAAATGCCAGATTTTTTAAAAGAAGATGCTGATACAATACATGCCAGGATGCTAGAAAATGCTCCTCCAGATATCAATTTAGCGGAGGGGGACATGTTCTGGGATACCACAAGGCCTACCGCAGATGAAAAAGCAGAGTTGCTGCAGCTAAAATTACAGAATGTGCTTAGAGTTGCTTTTCCTCAAACCAGCTATGGTATATACCTGGACTTCCATGGAGAAATAAAGGACGAAACCAGAAATCCTCCAACGAAATCCAGTGGATATCTAAAAGTAACTGGTAGCCCTGCATCGTATGTTCCGAAAGATAGGGTCATATATACCGAATCTACCGATACCCCATCCATAGGCTTTAAAGTTTTGGAGTCCACAGATGTAAATGAATCGGGAGAGGCGATGGTTCCTATAGAATGCCTAGAATCTGGTACCACAGGAAATGTAGCAGCCAACACAATAACATTGCCAGAAAGGCCAATCCCAGGAATAACCTCAATAACGAACCCAGAACCTCTCACAGGAGGCACCGAGAAAGAAAGTGACGATGCATACAGAGAAAGAGTTTTGGCTGGGTATGAGGAAACTTTAAGTGGTTCAGATGGAGATTATATTAGGTGGGCCAAGCAAGTTCCAGGGGTGGGGCAAGTTTACGTGATACCCGAGTGGGAAGGTTTTGGAACAGGATCTACAAAAATTTTAATTATGGATTCCAATGGCCAACCGGCAAATGAAACATTGATATCACAGGTGCAGAAATATATTGCTCCATTAGTAGAAAAGAACAGAGGGGGACTAGCTCCTGTTAATGCCAATGCAGTAGTGGCAGCACCAGAAATAATAGCTATAGATATATCTGTTAGCTTAACCTTCAAAGACGACTATGAGGTTTCTACGGTGATAGAGGAATTAAAATCAAATTTAAGAGAATACCTTGGTAGCATAAAAATAACAACAGATGAAGAAAGAACGGAATATGTTTACAGAGAAACTGTTGGACACGTCATACTAAGCACACCCGGTATTAAAATTTACAGTGAGCAAAGCTTGACTATTAACTGTGGAACGGATCCGATATTAATTCCTATAGGTGAGGTTCCAGCATTGGGAGAGGTGAACATCCTATGA
- the avd gene encoding diversity-generating retroelement protein Avd, producing the protein MNKDLKILQKTYDMIVYGNICLKEFPKHEKHVMAANIRSSMYRLLELIVRANKKYHKKTTLQDIDIELELLRTYIRFSTDPKVRYLTLRKYENWSKMLNEIGRMLGGWMKSVK; encoded by the coding sequence ATGAATAAAGATCTAAAAATACTACAAAAAACTTATGACATGATTGTGTATGGAAACATATGCTTGAAAGAGTTCCCTAAACACGAAAAACACGTCATGGCAGCTAATATAAGGAGTTCGATGTATAGACTTCTCGAGCTTATTGTTAGGGCTAATAAAAAATATCACAAGAAAACAACATTACAGGATATCGATATTGAATTAGAATTATTGAGGACGTATATAAGGTTTTCTACGGATCCAAAGGTAAGGTATCTGACTTTAAGAAAGTATGAGAACTGGTCTAAAATGTTAAATGAAATAGGAAGAATGCTTGGGGGCTGGATGAAGTCAGTCAAGTAA
- the miaB gene encoding tRNA (N6-isopentenyl adenosine(37)-C2)-methylthiotransferase MiaB — MSKREEVKVSQEELNRQREIINKLRKINDAEYERTGKRKKHLTVTYGCQMNEHDSEKLLGMLKDMGYVETSEKEKADLIIYNTCCVRENAELKVYGNLGALKPLKKKNSDLMIAVCGCMMQQPKVVEAIKKKYKHVDLVFGTHNLHKFPELLANCKQADNMLVEVWEEEGEIIEGIPSMRKYGVKAFVNIMFGCNNFCTYCIVPYTRGRERSREIKEIVNEVVDLAKNGTKEITLLGQNVNSYGKTLENKTEFADLLKELNKIDGIERIRFMTSHPKDLSESLIEAIAHYDKVCEHIHLPFQAGSNAILKAMNRNYTQESYLGLVEKLKKAVPDIAMTTDIIVGFPGETEEDFMDTLKVVEAVRFDSAFTFLYSVREGTPAAKMETQVDDEIKHKRFNQLVETVNQISAEINSCYLNKEVEVLVEGVSKTDPSKLMGRTRQNKLVNFSGGEELIGKLVRVKVTEPKTFSLNGEIVS, encoded by the coding sequence ATGAGCAAACGAGAAGAAGTTAAGGTTTCACAAGAAGAGCTAAATAGACAACGTGAAATCATAAATAAATTAAGAAAAATAAACGATGCAGAGTACGAGAGGACTGGCAAGAGAAAGAAACATCTCACTGTAACCTACGGTTGTCAAATGAATGAGCATGATTCAGAAAAATTATTAGGTATGCTTAAGGATATGGGTTATGTTGAAACTTCTGAAAAAGAAAAAGCAGATCTAATTATTTATAATACTTGTTGTGTAAGGGAAAATGCAGAGTTAAAGGTTTATGGAAACTTAGGAGCTTTAAAGCCCTTAAAAAAGAAAAATAGTGACTTAATGATTGCTGTGTGTGGGTGTATGATGCAACAGCCAAAGGTAGTAGAAGCAATCAAAAAAAAATATAAGCATGTTGACTTAGTTTTTGGTACCCATAACTTACATAAGTTTCCTGAACTCTTAGCAAACTGTAAACAAGCAGACAACATGCTGGTAGAGGTTTGGGAGGAGGAAGGAGAAATCATAGAGGGTATTCCTTCCATGAGAAAATATGGTGTAAAGGCCTTTGTAAATATCATGTTTGGATGCAATAATTTTTGCACCTATTGTATTGTTCCCTATACAAGAGGCCGCGAGCGTAGCAGAGAAATAAAGGAAATTGTGAATGAAGTTGTTGATTTAGCTAAGAATGGTACGAAAGAGATCACTTTATTGGGGCAAAATGTAAACTCCTATGGAAAAACTTTAGAAAATAAAACTGAATTTGCAGATTTGCTTAAAGAATTAAATAAGATTGATGGTATAGAAAGAATTCGATTTATGACGTCGCATCCAAAGGATTTATCCGAGAGCTTAATAGAAGCAATTGCCCATTATGATAAGGTTTGTGAACATATTCATTTGCCTTTTCAAGCAGGAAGTAATGCTATATTAAAAGCAATGAACAGAAACTATACGCAAGAAAGCTACTTAGGATTAGTAGAAAAGCTTAAAAAAGCTGTGCCAGATATTGCGATGACAACAGATATCATTGTTGGTTTTCCAGGAGAAACAGAGGAAGACTTTATGGATACCTTAAAAGTCGTGGAAGCGGTTAGATTTGATTCCGCCTTTACCTTCTTATACTCCGTCAGGGAAGGTACACCTGCTGCAAAAATGGAGACACAGGTAGATGATGAGATAAAGCATAAAAGATTTAACCAATTGGTGGAGACAGTGAACCAAATCAGCGCTGAGATCAATAGCTGCTACTTAAACAAAGAAGTAGAAGTTTTAGTTGAAGGTGTTAGTAAAACAGATCCGTCAAAATTGATGGGAAGAACAAGACAAAACAAATTAGTTAATTTCTCAGGGGGAGAAGAGCTTATAGGTAAGCTGGTAAGGGTGAAAGTTACAGAGCCAAAAACCTTCTCTCTTAATGGAGAAATCGTCAGCTAA
- a CDS encoding SUMF1/EgtB/PvdO family nonheme iron enzyme: MNYDMLKLAVEGLSGGKNTIILDDRGMPSFMVRVPKLRNSDIVAGATQNTHPAFIVDGVEKDLLHISKYQNIVKDDRAYSLPLMDPRVSLTYDQARTFSENKGMGWHLLTNAERAALALWCKKNGTMPRGNNNYGSDHSAAHERGIKTHMADATRIGRVATGSGPASWAHDGTTDGIYDLNGNVWEWFGGYRLVDGEIQIIPYNNAAMHVNQGVDSTLWKAIMPDGSLVDPGTPGTLKYDGTSTIRLATSITTTGTPSTAFKDLALESGLEVPEIVKALALYPDDNNMDGDRFYLNNDGERLPRLGGSWAHTSTAGVFAVSLGGTRSSSAAGLGFRSAYVDL, encoded by the coding sequence ATGAACTACGATATGTTGAAATTAGCTGTAGAAGGCTTGAGTGGTGGTAAAAACACCATTATCCTGGACGATAGAGGAATGCCAAGTTTCATGGTAAGAGTCCCTAAGTTAAGAAATTCGGATATTGTTGCAGGAGCTACTCAAAACACTCATCCAGCATTCATTGTTGATGGTGTGGAAAAAGACCTTTTGCATATTTCAAAATACCAAAACATTGTTAAAGACGACAGAGCATATAGCCTCCCGTTGATGGATCCAAGGGTATCTCTAACTTATGACCAAGCTAGAACTTTTAGCGAAAACAAAGGAATGGGATGGCACTTATTAACTAATGCAGAAAGAGCTGCACTAGCTTTGTGGTGCAAGAAAAACGGAACAATGCCAAGGGGTAATAATAATTATGGAAGTGATCACTCTGCAGCTCATGAAAGAGGAATAAAAACACATATGGCAGATGCAACTAGGATAGGAAGAGTGGCCACTGGATCTGGACCGGCAAGCTGGGCACACGATGGAACCACAGATGGAATTTACGATCTTAACGGAAATGTTTGGGAATGGTTTGGCGGATACAGGCTAGTTGACGGAGAAATCCAAATAATTCCTTACAACAATGCTGCAATGCATGTAAACCAAGGTGTTGATAGTACACTTTGGAAAGCTATCATGCCAGATGGTTCATTAGTAGACCCAGGAACACCAGGAACACTTAAATATGACGGTACCAGCACAATTAGACTCGCTACTTCAATCACAACAACAGGTACCCCGAGCACTGCATTTAAGGATCTAGCTTTAGAATCCGGCCTGGAAGTTCCGGAGATAGTGAAAGCCTTGGCACTTTATCCAGACGATAACAACATGGATGGTGATAGATTTTATTTGAACAACGATGGAGAAAGGTTGCCGAGGCTTGGTGGCAGCTGGGCGCACACGTCCACTGCTGGGGTGTTCGCTGTGAGCTTGGGCGGCACTCGCTCGAGCTCGGCCGCGGGCCTCGGGTTCCGCTCCGCTTATGTTGATCTGTAA
- a CDS encoding phage holin, LLH family has protein sequence MNIDIAIKIIIPIIGAVVTYILVPWIKEKTTKEQRDNLTFWIEVAVLAVEKYYKGQSQKGELKKEYVIDFIMNQGFNIPEDQLSILIDAVVEEVINKPKELFDQD, from the coding sequence ATGAATATTGATATAGCTATTAAAATTATAATCCCCATTATTGGAGCAGTGGTAACATATATCCTGGTGCCATGGATAAAAGAAAAGACCACTAAAGAACAAAGAGATAACTTAACCTTCTGGATTGAAGTGGCTGTTTTAGCTGTAGAGAAATACTACAAAGGGCAGTCCCAAAAAGGCGAATTGAAAAAAGAATATGTAATTGATTTCATTATGAATCAAGGGTTTAATATTCCAGAGGATCAGTTAAGCATACTAATTGATGCTGTAGTTGAAGAGGTTATAAATAAACCCAAAGAGCTATTTGACCAGGATTAA